One Polaribacter sp. SA4-12 genomic window carries:
- a CDS encoding DUF5320 family protein: MPNLNSKGPEGLGPKTGMKLGKCRKTKSDADEAPTNRPFRKGRRHNSKITKID, encoded by the coding sequence ATGCCAAATTTAAACAGCAAAGGCCCTGAAGGTTTAGGCCCAAAAACAGGAATGAAATTAGGGAAATGTAGAAAAACAAAATCAGATGCTGATGAAGCACCTACAAACAGACCTTTTAGAAAAGGAAGGCGTCATAATAGTAAAATTACAAAAATCGATTAA
- a CDS encoding DUF134 domain-containing protein, protein MPRPKKKRKVDHPPKMLGFKPFGIPLRNSEHVIMQYEEYESVKLVIYDKLSQDAAAEKMEVSRPTLTRIYNSALKKIGEAFVEGKAILIKGGDFEFDKDWYKCNTCFKLTGGIKDPKICGNCPANDNKELVNLNE, encoded by the coding sequence ATGCCAAGACCAAAAAAGAAGAGAAAAGTAGATCATCCACCAAAAATGCTTGGTTTTAAACCTTTTGGAATTCCTTTGCGAAATTCTGAGCATGTTATTATGCAGTATGAAGAATATGAGTCGGTTAAATTGGTTATTTATGATAAGTTATCGCAAGATGCAGCAGCAGAAAAGATGGAAGTTTCCAGACCAACATTAACCCGAATTTATAACAGCGCATTAAAAAAAATTGGAGAAGCTTTTGTAGAAGGAAAAGCAATATTGATTAAAGGTGGAGATTTTGAATTTGATAAAGATTGGTACAAATGCAACACATGTTTTAAGTTAACAGGTGGAATTAAAGACCCTAAAATATGTGGTAATTGTCCTGCCAATGATAATAAGGAATTAGTAAACTTAAATGAATAA
- a CDS encoding CopG family transcriptional regulator — translation MERQNISSTQPDDLIRQARKQQSQIDWISTRLEKAENSGFTNLNKDQILTESKSLI, via the coding sequence ATGGAAAGACAAAATATTTCATCTACGCAACCAGACGATTTAATTAGACAAGCAAGAAAACAGCAAAGTCAAATTGATTGGATTAGTACTAGATTGGAAAAAGCAGAAAATAGCGGATTTACGAATTTAAATAAAGATCAAATATTAACGGAATCTAAGTCTTTGATTTAA